The genomic region GCATTAATTTTTGAATTTAAATCACCAATATCTATATAAAATCCTTTTTCCTTATCAAAATTAATGTTAACATAAACTGGTTTACCGCCGAGTAACTTTACTACTTCTGCATAAGAATAAAATGCTGGATCAAAGAGTATAACCTCGTCTCCAGGATTGATATAAAGTAAAAATGCTAGAAAAAGTGCAGTTTTAGCTCCAGGCGTTATGATTACTTCATCTTTTTTAATCTTATCCCCATATTTTTGTGATAAAAAGTCTGCAATTTTTTGTCTTAATTCGTCAATCCCTTTTGCTGGCGTATAAGCAGTATATCCTTCATCCAATGCTTTCTTAGCTTCTTCTCTTATTCTTTTAAACGTCACCACATCTGGTTGCCCTATTCCAAAATTAATCGTTTTTATTCCTTTTTCCTTCTCAACTCGTCTGGCTATTTCTTGGTAAAGTAAAGTAGATTCTCCTGTCAAATTACCTATAGCTTGTGAAAAACTCATTGTGAATAATAGTCTAAATTAATTCTTTAATTTTACTTGGTTCTTTCATTAGGGAACTTCCTATTAGAAAAGCATCTGCACCGTATTTTTTTAGTTCTTCTATTTGTTCCTTAGAAGTTATACCGCTTTCGGCTACTCTTATAACGTTTGATGGAATTTTTCTCAAGACTCTTTTCACCCTTTCTTGATCAATGGTAAATGTAAGCAAATCTCTAGAATTAACGCCAATAATTTTTGCACCTGCGTTTAATGCTATTTCTAGTTCATTTTCATCAAAAATTTCTACTAAAGGCTCTAATCTATACGACCTTGCATAAAGTATCAAGCTTTCGAGTTCTCTCTCAGTTAAAATTCTAACTATAAGCAAAATACTATCAGCACCTAAGTTGTATGCGTTATCTATTTGCCTTTCAGTGACCACAAAATCTTTCATTAAAACTGGAATTTTAACAGTATGAGATATTATAAATAAATAATCGTATGAACCAGAAAAAAATTTATCTTCAGTTAACACGCTAATTCCTACAGCACCTGATCTTTCCATTTCTTTTGCGTATTCTATAGGATCTCTATCTGCAGAAAATCCAGAAGGAGAAGCTCTTTTATATTCTGCTATGATAGGGTTCTTATTTTCTTCTTTTACTTTTCTTATCGCATCAATTAATGAGAAGACTGGCTTATCTCTAATTTTATGAACATAAGGTCTGCTATATGCATTATTAACTACATCTTTTAACCAGCCAGTTAGGAATCTAACCATTATCATACCCTATTTAGGAAATTATAAAATATCTTTTGTCCTACTTGCGTGCCTATGCTTTCAGGATGAAATTGGACTCCGAAGATCTTGTACTCTTCATGGTGAACTCCCATTATTTCATTATCTTCCTTAGAATATGCATCAATAACTAAAGGAGGTTTTACGTCATCTATTACAAGACTATGATACCTAGTAGCCTTAAATTCCTTCGGCAATCCTTCATAGATTACCGCAGAAGAATTTTGAATTATTGTACTTAATTTACCGTGAAAAACTACTTTAGCTTTTCTTATCTTAGCGTTAAATGCATAACCAATTGCTTGATGACCTAAACATATACCTAGAATTGGAATTCTTTTACCTAACTGCTTTATAACATCTATTACGATTCCAATATCCTCCTTCTTATCTGGTGAACCTGGACCAGGAGATATTATTATCCTATCTGGATTTATCCTCTCTATTCCTTTAACAGTTATTTCATCATTTCTTATAACTATAGGATAGCTTCCTAGTTCGCCTACAGCTTGTGCAATATTATAAACAAAACTGTCGTAGTTATCAATTATCAAAGTCAAGTCCATTTTTAACACCCATAGCGACTTTTAATGCCCTCATTTTATGCTCAGTTTCAAAATACTCCATCTCAGGAATAGAATCATACACTATACCAGCGCCAGCTTGTATTCTAAATAAGTCTTTATTGACAAAGGCTGATCTAATAGAAATTGCAAACTCTGCAGAATCTTTAGATATAAAACCTACTGCGCCTGCATAAGGGCCTCTCTTAAATGGTTCTAAAGTTTCTATAATATTCATAGCCATAGGCTTTGGGGCACCGCTCACTGTGCCAGCAGGAAATGTCGACTTAAGCACATCAACTGGCGTAAATCCTTTTTTCAAAGTACCTATTACTCTGCTCACTATATGCTGAACATAACTATATTTCTCTATATACATGAAATCTGGAACCTTTACTGTACCCGGATAACAAACTTTACCTATATCGTTCCTAGCTAAATCCACTAGCATTAAATGTTCAGCTTTTTCTTTTTCCGAAGAAAGAAGTTCTTGTTCTAGTTCAAAATCCTCTTCTGGAGTGCTTCCTCTAGGTCTAGTCCCAGCTATAGGATAAGACTCTACAACGCCGTTTTGTACAGAAAAAAGCAACTCTGGGCTGGAACCTATAAGTTCTCTTTCCTTAAATTTAAGATAAAACATATAAGGAGACGGATTAATTTTCCTAAGATTATAATAGAATTTCATTAAGTCACCTTTAAATGTGAATCTATAAAACCTAGAAAGTACTACTTGAAAAGCATAGCCGTTCCTAATATATTCTAAGATCTCATTTACAGCATCTTCAAATTCATTTTTATTCATAGATTGGTCATAGCCAGAGAATTTTATATCACCTATTTCTCCGCAGCTAGAAATTCCAGGTATATCACCATTAACATAGACTTTCGCACTATTATGATCATATATTATAACGTTCTCTGGTAAGAAAAATTCTCCGTTAGGCCACGATTCTGCTACTGGTTTAATATCTTTAACAGTTTCCCAGTTCCTAACAGCATCGTAAGACACATAACCAATATACGCATTAAATTCTGGAATTGAAAAACCTCCATACGTTGAAATTGAATAAAGCTTATCTGCAATATCTTCTGAATACTCAGAGCTCAAATAATCTTTCTTGCCCCATGCTATTATACTGTATCTTGCTTTATTTTGAGGTCCACTAACGCTCTCTAAAAGAGCAGCAAAATCCTCATTTGCTCTTACACATTTGAAAACTTCGTATGGTTGAGCAAAGGAAGTTATAGGATACACATTCATACTTTAACACGCCTCACTATTTCTATTACTTTTTGCGTATCTTTCTTTCCAGGATATACTTCAACTCCACTTGAAATATCTATCCACTTTGGGTCAATTTCTATCACTTTATCAATATTATTTATATTTATCCCGCCACCAATACCTACATCGTATTCTTTTGCTATTTTTCTAGCAAAATTTAGATCTATCTGAACTCCTTTCTTAGGGGAATCTAATAATATCATGTCTGAATAACGAATTGCCTTATTTAAGTATGCTAAATACTTTTCACTAGCAGGAACGTATAATATGATCCTCTTATCATATGAGTTTAACTCTTCTAGCTCAGAATCACTTAGGACTCTATGTATCTGTAGTAGGTCGGCATATTTCGCTTTTTCGATTAATTCAGAAATTTTTCCATTTACTTTAACAGAAACAATAGGCTTCTCTGAAATTTTTTTAGCAATATTAATGAACTCGTCCTTTACATATCTTTTACTTATAGTGTCAGTAACAAACCCAAGATAATCTATATTCATCTTAGATAGCTCTAAGATATCGCTAATCGTAGATATTCCACAAATTTTTAATTTAATTGTCACTTATCATCGCCATAAAATTCTTAAATATGCTTAAATTACCATTATGTGAAATTATGTCTGTTAGCTTATTTAACGATGTAGAAATTAATTGAGAAGAATATTCGTAGCCATCTTTAAAGTCCTTAACACGACCGCATGAATATAAAGCAACTGCAGAATTTACCTTTATGAACTCCTCTACGGCTTTATCTTTTCCTGCAAAAGCTCTCAAAACTTTGATTACTGACTCTTTACTGTCATTAGTTAACAATTCTGAGATTTTTGGTTTATATTTTATAATCTCTGCAAAGTTAAATTCGTATTTATCAATATTATTACCTTTAATCTCATATATTGTAGTAACGCCCAAAGGACTTACTTCATCCATTCCAGGCTCTCCATGAATTATTAAAAGCTTATCGTAAGAAAGAGAAAGCGCGGCTGTAGCTATCTTATCCATAAATTTCTTTGCGAATATTCCCATAACTTGTTTTTTCGCCATAGCAGGATTTGTTAATGGACCTAGAAAATTGAATATTGTTCTAATTCCAAGAGTTTTCCTTACAGTTGCCACGTTCTTCATTGCTGGATGATAAAGTTGCGCGAATAGAAACACAAAATTATCCTTAGAAATCAGTTCTTTGGCTTTTTCTGGAGTTACATTTATATTATAACCAATAGTTTCTAAGAAATCTGCACTACCGCTCTTACTACTAGCAGCCCTATTACCATGCTTTGCTACCCTACAAACTTGACTTATAACAATTGCGGTAGCAGTACTTACATTGATTGTTCCTAAGCCATCTCCTCCAGTACCGGCAGTGTCAATTACGTCACCTAAATCAACTTTTACTGCATTAGCTCTCATTGATCTTACAAACCCTATTATCTCTTCAGGAGCTTCACCCTTAGTTTTAAGAGATGATAAAATTGCAGCTGAGATTAATTCTGGAATTTCGCCTTTCATTATTGAGTTTGCAATCAATTCCGCTTCGTTTGCGCTTAGATCTTGTCTATCAGTTATTTTTTCTAAAATCTCTTTAAAATTCATTTAAAACACCTCTGAAATATTTTACTAAATTTATTGCCTCTTGAACTCCACCTTTCTCTATAGCTTCTATATATGCTGTACCTATAGCTATGCCATCCGCTCCAGCTCTTAATGCCTTTCTCACGTCTTCTACATCAGACAATCCAAAACCTACTACTAGCTTATTATCTACTAATATTCTAATTCTTGTAATTAATGAGTCTACACTTACTGGAATAGGAACTCCAGTAGTAGGTCTTACTCCATAATATAAGAAAATATCAGAAATTTTAGATACTTTTTGTATCAGGGGATCTGGAACTGAAGGAGCAGTAAAAATTACGGCTTTTAACCCATGATCCTTAATTTTCTTAACGTATTTCTCGTACTCGTCTACATAATCTATTATTAAATCTGGAAATAGTATACCATCTATGCCTATCTTAGCTAAATTAGAGAGGAAATCGTCAAGTACTGGTAACCAATCTTCAAGATATGTTAAGATTATTATGGGAATTTTTACTCTATCTCTAGTATCTTTTAATAATGGCCAAATGTCCTTTAACCAGCTAGATACTTGCTTATAACTTCTTCTTATAACTGGACCGTCGTATTTAGCGTATTTTGGGGGAACACCAATTTCTAAAATATCCGAACCCTCCTTGACGCATCCATCAATAAATTCCAAGTATTCCTTCTCTTTAGGATAGCCTAGTGTTGCATAAGAAACTAGCATCTTACTCATTTTGATAGCCTTTTCATCATTGACTCATAGTTTGGTAAATCTAATAACCCATGACCACTTAAATTAAATACTATAACTTTTCTCTCGTGATTCTTCTTAGCTTTTAATGCCTCATCTATAACAGCCTTTATTGCATGAGCCGATTCTGGTGCTGGAACTATTCCCTGAGCTTCAGCAAACATTTTTGCAGCCTCGAATATCTCTGGCTCACTATATTCTCTCCATTCGACTATCCCTTCTTTTATGAGCAGACTTAAGGACGGTGCTGCACCGTGATACCTAAGACCTCCTGCATATATTGGGGGTGGTACATAATCCTTACCTAAAGTTATCATCTTTACCATTGGCAATAAACCTGCACTATCTGGGAAATCATACATATAATCTCCTTGACTAAATTTAGGTATTTCGTAAGAACCTACTGCAATGAATTTTTCTCCTCTTTTAGCTCCTAACAAAGGAAACGCAAAGCCACCGAAATTACTTCCTCCCCCTACGCATCCTATTAAGATATCTGGCTCCTCTCCTAGAATGTCCATCTGCTTCATTGCTTCTTGGCCTATAACGCTCTGGTGAAGTATTGCTACATCTAATACACTACCTACCAGATATCTATAATTATTAGTTAAGGCATATTCTATTGCCTCGCTCATTGCTACTCCTAAAGATCCTGGATGAGAAGGATTTTCAGCTAAAACTTTCCTTCCATATTCCGTCAAATTAGTAGGACTTGCGTAAACTTTTCCTCCATATAATTCCATTATAGTTCTTCTCTGAGGCTTTTGTTCATAACTTACTTTTACCATGAAAATTGTAGATTCCATGTTATACATCCTTGCTGCTAAAGCTACGGCTGTACCCCACTGCCCAGCTCCAGTCTCTGTAACTACATGATTAACTCCTTCTGCTTTAGCAAAATATGCCTGAGGTAAAGCAGTGTTTATCTTATGCGAACCTGTGGGAGTGGCACCTTCAAACTTGAAGTAAATTTTTGCAGGAGTGTTTAACATTTCTTCAAGTCTTTTTGCCCTCATTAAGGGAGTTGGTCTACCTATATTAAGGTACGCTTCCCTTACCTCTTCTGGAATCCTTATAAATCTTTCCACAGTAAACTGTTGCCTTAAAACTTCCTTTGGCATTATCTTTCTTAATAGATCTATCCTAGAAAATTCCGCATCTGGAGGATCTCTTGGAGGCGGGAGTGGTTTGGGAAGATCCGGTATTATATTATACCAATATTTGGGAAGAATTTCTTCCCTCTCTATTGCCATTGGCTCAACAAGAACACCAATATAAAATGTTTAAGCTGTGGTATATAAACTAATATGTCTCAAAGGAGTCGAATTCACCTTTATAATCCTCCATTTCATAATCTACTTTCTCAACCTTGGCTAATGGAGGACCTTGTCTTAAGTAATCAAGAAGTTTTTCTAAGGCTTCTTCATAGCCTTCAGCAACTACTTCCACTGTTCCATCGTCTAGATTTTTTGCATAACCTTTTATTCCCAATCTTATTGCATTTATCTGAACAAATCTTCTAAATCCTACACCTTGTACTCTACCATATACTTTAGCCTTCATTCTTCTTAACAACATAATCACCTCAGTGTCGCTCCACTTCCTCACTGCTCAGACAAATCCCTTTCATCAACAATATATATTTAATCTACATTTTCCCTTTAAAAGTGATGATTAGAATAGCAATAGCCGGTTTAGGAAATTGTGCCTCAATGCTTATTCAAGGAATAGAATATTATAAAAATAAGGGAGACAATTACTATGAAGGATTAATTACTCCAATTATAGGCAATTATAAAGTAACCGATATAGAAGTAGTAGCGGCATTTGACATTTCCAAGAATAAAATTGGAAAAGACATTGCAGAAGCAATATTTCAACCGCCAAATATAACTCCAAAAATAGTAGAAATGAGGAAAACTGGAGTAAAAGTTTCGCCCGGGCCTGTGTTGGATGGAGTAGCACCACATATGAGATCTGTATTTAATCCTATTCAAGAACAAGTTAACATAGAAGACGTAGTTAACGTATTGAAAGAAAGCAAAGCAGACATTCTAATAAATTTATTACCTGTAGGAAGCGAAGAAGCGTCTAGAACTTACGCTAAAGCTGCTTTAGAGGCAGGTGTAGCATTCATTAACGCTATTCCAGTCTTCATAGCTAGTGACCCTACTGGTAAGTTTCCAGAAGAATTTGCAAAAAGAGGATTACCTATAGCTGGAGATGATATAAAAGGACAAGTAGGCGCAACAATATTTCATAGAGCAATAACCTCGCTCTTCATGTTAAGAGGAGTTAAAGTAGAAGAAACTTACCAGTTGAACGTTGGCGGTAATACAGATTTTTTAAATATGAAAACAGAAGAAAGGTTGCAGTCTAAAAGAATAAGTAAAACTAAAGCAGTAACTAGTACTTTAGATAACGAAGAAGAAATAGAGAAAGAAGGCAAAATAAGGATAGGTCCCAGCGATTATATACCATTCTTAGGCAATACTAAAGTAGCTTACATTTATGTTAAAGGTTCAGGATTTGCTGGAATGCCTATAAAAGTTGAAGCTAGCTTAGAGGTTGATGATAAATCTAATTGTGCCGCAGTACTAGTAGATGTAATAAGAGCCGTAAAACTTGCATTAGATAGAAAAATTGGTGGACCTCTAATTAAAGTATCTGCATTCTATTTCAAGCATCCTCCAATACAGGCAAAAAATGATGAGGAGGCGTACAAATGGTTTGATGAATTTGTGCGAAATATGTGAAGAAAAAGAGGCTAAATACTCCTGCAAACTTTGCGGAAGAAAAGCCTGCGAAGACGATTTTGTCAAAGAAAAAGGAATTTGTAAGGTATGTGAAATTAGTTTATGTCAGATATGCCATCAGCATCTATCCTTAGGATATTGTGAAATTTGCGGAAGATTAATATGTGATAAGTGTACAGCCTATTTTGACGGTTCAAGAAGAATATGTAAGGAGTGTTATAGTAAAAAAGTAAGTTCAAAAATTATTTCCTCAGTTTCTCAAGCATGATCTTTTGTTCTATGCTAGCAACGTTTCTTCTAGTTGATATCACGGCATCAGGATTTACACTTATGCTATCAATTCCAGCTCTAACTAGAAACTCAGCAACTTCTGGATAAACACTAGGAGCTTGACCGCATATAGATACTGTGGCACCGTATTTGTGAGCTATTCTTATTAACTTCTTCATTGAGCGTAATACTGCTGGATCTCTTTCATCATAATATCCCATCCTTCCTAGAATTTCAGAGTCTCTATCTACTCCAAGAGTTAATTGTGCCAAATCATTACTACCTATGCTAAAACCATCGATAATTTTCGCAAACACGTCGGCTAATACTATTACTGAAGGCACTTCAGCCATTATCCAGACTTTAAAGTCTTTAGACCTCTGTAATCCTTCCTCTTCCATGATTTTTAATGCTTTTTTAAGTTCCCATTCTGTCCTAACAAATGGGAACATTACCCAAACGTTCTTTAGGCCCATTTCTTCCCTAACTTTTCTTATAGCTCTAACTTCTAGTCTGAATGCAGGCTCATACTGGGGACTAACATACCTAGATACTCCTCTCCACCCAAGCATTGGATTTCTTTCTTCAGGTTCAAATTCTTCTCCACCTATAAGTCTTCTATATTCATTAGTCTTAAAGTCTGAAAACCTAACAACTACTGGCCTAGGATAAATTGCAGTAGCCACTCTTGCTACTCCATCCGCTAGCTTATTTACAAACTCCTCCGGCTTACCTATTTTTATAAGATAAAGTGGATGATATTTAATCCATTCTGATACTATAAATTCTATTCTCATTAAACCAATTCCATCAAAGGGAAGATCAACGTATTTGTCTATCACATCAGGTTGACCTAAATTCATGTAAATCTTAGTAGCAGTGATGGGATATAGACTCATTAGAGTATCTCTACTTATTCCGCTTATTCCTTGAGCGACTTGAGGCTTTTGTTCCTCTACCTCTTCTACAATCCTTCCCTCATAAACTATTCCTCTAGTAGCGTCTACTGTAATCTCTTGTCCATCTTTTATTACTTTGGTAGCTTCTTTAGTACCTACTATTGCTGGAATTCCTAGCTCTCTAGAAACTATAGCCGCATGACTAGTTATACCTCCCTCGTCAGTTACAATTGCTGATGCTATTTTCATTATAGGTACCCAGTCGGGATCCGTCATTCTAGTAACTAGTATATCTCCCTTCTTGAAATTCCCAGCCTCTTTTACATCAAGAATTACCCTAGCTATACCGCTTGCTATACCAGGACTTGCTGCAAGACCTTTAACTAAGACTTTTCTATTTTCTACGCTAGTTACCTCTTTTTCTTCTTTAGTAGCTTTCTTAGAGCTCCAGAAAGTCTCGGGTCTTGCTTGAACAATAAAAACATTATCTGGGAATTTAAGATCAGCGTCTATGGCCCACTCTATATCCATAGGCCTTTTATAATGCTCTTCAATCTTAAGTGCAAGCTTTGCCAATTCTATTGCTTCCTCATCAGAAATGCTTATTTTATCCGCTTCTGGCGAATTACTTAAGTCTACCTCCTCGTTAGCCTTCTTTTGGGGATTGTATACATATTTTAAAATTTTATGAGATACTCTCTTTTCTACTATTCTTAATGTGGATTTTTCTATAACTATCTCATCTGGAGTTACCTTACCGCCTACTACCGCTTCTCCTAATCCCCAAGACGATTCTATAACAATGTATCTAGAATCTCCAGTTGCAGGATGCAAAGTAAACATTACTCCAGCTGACCTAGAATTAACCATCTTCTGAACAACAACTGCCATTTCTACTTTTGTTGAATCTATTCCTTTAGTTTTTCTATATTCTATAGCCCTTTCATTGAATAAGCTAGCCCAAACTTCTTTTACTTTTTGAATAAGTTCACTCCTACTCACATTAAGATAAGTATCTTGTTGACCTGCAAAGCTAGCATTTTCTATATCTTCTGCAGTAGCAGATGATCTCACTGCAACTAAAATCTCTTTACCAACTTTTTTTGCTAACTCATCATAAGAAGAAAGAATCGCATTCTCAAGATCTGGAGGAACTCGAGACGAAATTATTAATTTTTTAATTTCTTCACTAGCGGTTGCAGAATCCTTTTCTTCTAAAATAGACTTAATCTTTAGTTCTAAATTATTATACGAGATAAAATAAGAATAAGCTTTAGATGTTATAACAAAACCTGGAGGAACCCTTATATCAAAACTCACTAATTCACCTAAATTAGCCCCCTTGCCCCCAGCGAGTTCTATCATATCTTTTCTAAGTTTTGTAATGTCGAGAATTGCATCTTTTAGAAGAGCTTCGACAATAATTTATCACCAAATAATTTATACGCTTAATACCTTAAAAAGTTACTTAGATTATTTAAACTAACAAAAAAGGTAATAAACATAAAAATTATTTCTGTGTAGGCGCAGCCTTTTGAGTAGTAGTGACCATAGAGGGTAATTCTGGGAAGTTTTCTTTCATTCTTTGTTCAGCTATTACAGATGCTTCTTGTAATATCTTCTTAGCCTCTGGGTTACTTGCTACATAATCTATATTTCCACCAGTAAAGTCTCCAGCTTCAATTACAACTTCTTGTAATCCTTCCTCTATCTCTTCTAATTCTAAACCTAATTCTGGCATCATACCTTTCATCGATTCTCTAAGCTCTTTTATTACTCCCACTACTGGAACTAGATTAGTAAATACATCGCCCAATTCTGTAACAGTCTCTAATCTGAGTTCTACTTGCTCTAGAGCTATTTGCGTAGTTATAAGCTGCTTTGAAACTTTCCTTATTTCTGCAATCTCGTTAGCATACATTGCAGCTCTAGCTTCATCTTTATTCATTTGTGCCTCAACTACTCTCTCGAATAAAGTTCTATCCCTTTCCTGCATCTTAGAGATGTAAACGTCCAACCTACTTAATGTTGTTCTTAATCTGTATTGAGCCATTATTAGTTTATATCTCAATGGCTCT from Acidianus ambivalens harbors:
- the trpC gene encoding indole-3-glycerol phosphate synthase TrpC — translated: MVRFLTGWLKDVVNNAYSRPYVHKIRDKPVFSLIDAIRKVKEENKNPIIAEYKRASPSGFSADRDPIEYAKEMERSGAVGISVLTEDKFFSGSYDYLFIISHTVKIPVLMKDFVVTERQIDNAYNLGADSILLIVRILTERELESLILYARSYRLEPLVEIFDENELEIALNAGAKIIGVNSRDLLTFTIDQERVKRVLRKIPSNVIRVAESGITSKEQIEELKKYGADAFLIGSSLMKEPSKIKELI
- a CDS encoding aminodeoxychorismate/anthranilate synthase component II, whose protein sequence is MDLTLIIDNYDSFVYNIAQAVGELGSYPIVIRNDEITVKGIERINPDRIIISPGPGSPDKKEDIGIVIDVIKQLGKRIPILGICLGHQAIGYAFNAKIRKAKVVFHGKLSTIIQNSSAVIYEGLPKEFKATRYHSLVIDDVKPPLVIDAYSKEDNEIMGVHHEEYKIFGVQFHPESIGTQVGQKIFYNFLNRV
- a CDS encoding anthranilate synthase component I, whose product is MNVYPITSFAQPYEVFKCVRANEDFAALLESVSGPQNKARYSIIAWGKKDYLSSEYSEDIADKLYSISTYGGFSIPEFNAYIGYVSYDAVRNWETVKDIKPVAESWPNGEFFLPENVIIYDHNSAKVYVNGDIPGISSCGEIGDIKFSGYDQSMNKNEFEDAVNEILEYIRNGYAFQVVLSRFYRFTFKGDLMKFYYNLRKINPSPYMFYLKFKERELIGSSPELLFSVQNGVVESYPIAGTRPRGSTPEEDFELEQELLSSEKEKAEHLMLVDLARNDIGKVCYPGTVKVPDFMYIEKYSYVQHIVSRVIGTLKKGFTPVDVLKSTFPAGTVSGAPKPMAMNIIETLEPFKRGPYAGAVGFISKDSAEFAISIRSAFVNKDLFRIQAGAGIVYDSIPEMEYFETEHKMRALKVAMGVKNGLDFDN
- a CDS encoding N-(5'-phosphoribosyl)anthranilate isomerase, which translates into the protein MTIKLKICGISTISDILELSKMNIDYLGFVTDTISKRYVKDEFINIAKKISEKPIVSVKVNGKISELIEKAKYADLLQIHRVLSDSELEELNSYDKRIILYVPASEKYLAYLNKAIRYSDMILLDSPKKGVQIDLNFARKIAKEYDVGIGGGININNIDKVIEIDPKWIDISSGVEVYPGKKDTQKVIEIVRRVKV
- the trpD gene encoding anthranilate phosphoribosyltransferase, whose translation is MNFKEILEKITDRQDLSANEAELIANSIMKGEIPELISAAILSSLKTKGEAPEEIIGFVRSMRANAVKVDLGDVIDTAGTGGDGLGTINVSTATAIVISQVCRVAKHGNRAASSKSGSADFLETIGYNINVTPEKAKELISKDNFVFLFAQLYHPAMKNVATVRKTLGIRTIFNFLGPLTNPAMAKKQVMGIFAKKFMDKIATAALSLSYDKLLIIHGEPGMDEVSPLGVTTIYEIKGNNIDKYEFNFAEIIKYKPKISELLTNDSKESVIKVLRAFAGKDKAVEEFIKVNSAVALYSCGRVKDFKDGYEYSSQLISTSLNKLTDIISHNGNLSIFKNFMAMISDN
- the trpA gene encoding tryptophan synthase subunit alpha → MSKMLVSYATLGYPKEKEYLEFIDGCVKEGSDILEIGVPPKYAKYDGPVIRRSYKQVSSWLKDIWPLLKDTRDRVKIPIIILTYLEDWLPVLDDFLSNLAKIGIDGILFPDLIIDYVDEYEKYVKKIKDHGLKAVIFTAPSVPDPLIQKVSKISDIFLYYGVRPTTGVPIPVSVDSLITRIRILVDNKLVVGFGLSDVEDVRKALRAGADGIAIGTAYIEAIEKGGVQEAINLVKYFRGVLNEF
- a CDS encoding TrpB-like pyridoxal phosphate-dependent enzyme: MAIEREEILPKYWYNIIPDLPKPLPPPRDPPDAEFSRIDLLRKIMPKEVLRQQFTVERFIRIPEEVREAYLNIGRPTPLMRAKRLEEMLNTPAKIYFKFEGATPTGSHKINTALPQAYFAKAEGVNHVVTETGAGQWGTAVALAARMYNMESTIFMVKVSYEQKPQRRTIMELYGGKVYASPTNLTEYGRKVLAENPSHPGSLGVAMSEAIEYALTNNYRYLVGSVLDVAILHQSVIGQEAMKQMDILGEEPDILIGCVGGGSNFGGFAFPLLGAKRGEKFIAVGSYEIPKFSQGDYMYDFPDSAGLLPMVKMITLGKDYVPPPIYAGGLRYHGAAPSLSLLIKEGIVEWREYSEPEIFEAAKMFAEAQGIVPAPESAHAIKAVIDEALKAKKNHERKVIVFNLSGHGLLDLPNYESMMKRLSK
- a CDS encoding acylphosphatase, with translation MLRRMKAKVYGRVQGVGFRRFVQINAIRLGIKGYAKNLDDGTVEVVAEGYEEALEKLLDYLRQGPPLAKVEKVDYEMEDYKGEFDSFETY
- a CDS encoding inositol-3-phosphate synthase, yielding MIRIAIAGLGNCASMLIQGIEYYKNKGDNYYEGLITPIIGNYKVTDIEVVAAFDISKNKIGKDIAEAIFQPPNITPKIVEMRKTGVKVSPGPVLDGVAPHMRSVFNPIQEQVNIEDVVNVLKESKADILINLLPVGSEEASRTYAKAALEAGVAFINAIPVFIASDPTGKFPEEFAKRGLPIAGDDIKGQVGATIFHRAITSLFMLRGVKVEETYQLNVGGNTDFLNMKTEERLQSKRISKTKAVTSTLDNEEEIEKEGKIRIGPSDYIPFLGNTKVAYIYVKGSGFAGMPIKVEASLEVDDKSNCAAVLVDVIRAVKLALDRKIGGPLIKVSAFYFKHPPIQAKNDEEAYKWFDEFVRNM
- the ppsA gene encoding pyruvate, water dikinase, with translation MIELAGGKGANLGELVSFDIRVPPGFVITSKAYSYFISYNNLELKIKSILEEKDSATASEEIKKLIISSRVPPDLENAILSSYDELAKKVGKEILVAVRSSATAEDIENASFAGQQDTYLNVSRSELIQKVKEVWASLFNERAIEYRKTKGIDSTKVEMAVVVQKMVNSRSAGVMFTLHPATGDSRYIVIESSWGLGEAVVGGKVTPDEIVIEKSTLRIVEKRVSHKILKYVYNPQKKANEEVDLSNSPEADKISISDEEAIELAKLALKIEEHYKRPMDIEWAIDADLKFPDNVFIVQARPETFWSSKKATKEEKEVTSVENRKVLVKGLAASPGIASGIARVILDVKEAGNFKKGDILVTRMTDPDWVPIMKIASAIVTDEGGITSHAAIVSRELGIPAIVGTKEATKVIKDGQEITVDATRGIVYEGRIVEEVEEQKPQVAQGISGISRDTLMSLYPITATKIYMNLGQPDVIDKYVDLPFDGIGLMRIEFIVSEWIKYHPLYLIKIGKPEEFVNKLADGVARVATAIYPRPVVVRFSDFKTNEYRRLIGGEEFEPEERNPMLGWRGVSRYVSPQYEPAFRLEVRAIRKVREEMGLKNVWVMFPFVRTEWELKKALKIMEEEGLQRSKDFKVWIMAEVPSVIVLADVFAKIIDGFSIGSNDLAQLTLGVDRDSEILGRMGYYDERDPAVLRSMKKLIRIAHKYGATVSICGQAPSVYPEVAEFLVRAGIDSISVNPDAVISTRRNVASIEQKIMLEKLRK
- the cdvB1/B2 gene encoding cell division protein CdvB1/B2, producing MAKMEEFVKGWNGKQEPSLADKIKGAFKSKEPLRYKLIMAQYRLRTTLSRLDVYISKMQERDRTLFERVVEAQMNKDEARAAMYANEIAEIRKVSKQLITTQIALEQVELRLETVTELGDVFTNLVPVVGVIKELRESMKGMMPELGLELEEIEEGLQEVVIEAGDFTGGNIDYVASNPEAKKILQEASVIAEQRMKENFPELPSMVTTTQKAAPTQK